cattcaaaaaatatttaatttaattactacCACACAAAATTCTTCATGTTATAACAAATAACTTTTACATAGTATAGCAATTACTTTTATCCCATAACTTTTAAAACAACGCTAAATTTAATAACATTTCCGAGATGAATTTTTAAAAGTACTCctgtttaaattttttgaaaaataaaattctcaCCAAATATTTCTGAAACGCTCTTTTAAATTTTACCCTTATTTTTCACATCCGGAAAATTAATTTAATCTGCAGATTGACCAGCTTCGTTAAAATATAATTTACTATTTTATTTTTCACAAATTGTACCGCCTACGCTTTTTCTGCATTTCCTTTAGATTTGATTTATTATATCAAATCCCTTTTTTAATATTATTCAACTTATGATTACGTATTTCTTTTACCACAATGCCTAAGATCCTCAAGAAAGAAAccgaaaataaaatagaaaagatcGTACAATACTAGTCAATTGCAGTTAATCCTCCAGAATACcgcagaaaaaaataaaaatgcaccAACAAGAGAACAATGAGCAGATCACTTGAAGGTAAGAAAAACAAGCAGTTACACATGGACACAAGTTCTAGAAGCATGGCTGGACCAAAAAAAACCCTAATCCTGCAATTCTAATATGAAACCACAAGTTTTCCAATTTCTTGACAGCAAGACTTTTGTCAAAGACAAAACCCTAACCACCGAAACCATACAGAGTCCTACCTTGCCTCTTTAGAGCATATACTACGTCCATGGCGGTGACAGTCTTCCGGCGCGCGTGCTCAGTGTAGGTCACCGCATCGCGGATAACGTTCTCTAGGAAGATCTTGAGGACGCCACGGGTCTCCTCGTAGATGAGGCCGCTGATACGCTTTACGCCGCCCCTCCTTGCCAGTCGGCGAATCGCAGGCTTGGTGATGCCCTGGATATTGTCGCGGAGCACCTTGCGATGGCGCTTAGCCCCACCCTTACCCAAACCCTTGCCGCCCTTTCCACGCCCCGACATCGCCTCGCCTCGCCTCCGACGAATCTCAGATGGCAAAATCTGACGAGAAAAAGCTTTTGAGAAGGAAATAATTTGAGGCAAAAGATTTAGAAACGGGTAGGGAGAAGCGAGAGCTAACCTGAATGGCTCAAGAACGGAGAATCTCGCACTCGGTGTTGCGCGATCAAGTGGATCTGGCGATAGTTTTATAGCGGCTGAGGCACGAGCTTGGAGACCTCCGTTGCGAAATTTTAGGTGATGTCTTCCATTGATTTGTTGAGATCGACGGTTAGATTTGGATCATTTTTCGTAGACACGGATCGGTGAGGTGGAGGGCTGGCAATGGCTATAACTGCGGCACGGGGATCGCTGAGATGGCAAGTTACATGAATTAGTCCGTGGGTggattagttaaaaaaaatactttgtgaAAAAAAAGGAATTACCATTGAAATTATCAGAAAGATATTTGATTGTAATTGTTttttaaatgtaaaaaaaatgaaatatgagAATTGCCCTAAAGGCACGCATCCAGAGCTTGCAATTGACCAAAGAATCCCTATGTTTTGAAAATGCCCTAAAGTATATCTTTTTCCTATTTTACCTTTCTGTGAAATTTGATCTTCTTCGCCCTCTCTCTTTGTCTTTTCTCTCTCCTAAAGATACtatcttatttttttctttatactctcttctctttctatgttttttttctttatcctctcttctcttttgcTATCTTTCCTATACGTTTGCAATAACGATGGCTTATTATGACGAAAGCCCCAGCTAACTGGCATAATTGATTCATGCAATGTCTTATCCCTTCCTTACGTACCCTGTTGTGACTAGGTGAATCCCCTTATAATTCATCTCCCTTCCGGTAGTGGAGGGGCTATCAACTTTTATTATCAACGGTAATTTACCAAAGGATAcacttgaaaatctgaatttaccaaaagacgtacattattttgatatttatcaaacagcgcacttttttaaaagtattttctattttaccctcatgataatttgactttttctattgtttttcttttttctctctcctctgtcggcagaatataggaataacattagtcaatctttaatcacattttaatacatttgaagaagccaaaataaataatggacaccagatTTGGACTCCTTAccattttagaaatccacaggaacttaaatgggtgcaatcggagctttctaggtcgatcagtgggttacggtcaaaacccactgatggaccgagagagctccgattgcactcatttcagtttctatggatttctaaaattacaaggagttcaaatatggtgtacattatttattttgactttttatagatgttaacaagcaaaatcaaataatcggagcccacgttgggcctgatttgagtccatatcaggcccaatgtgagtttttttgccgattctttgattttgcttgttaacatctataaaaagtcgaaataaataatgtacaccatatttgaactccttttaattttagaaatccatagaaactgaaatgagtgcaatcggagctctctaggtccatcagtgggttttgaccgaaatccactgatcgacatagaaagctccgattgcacccatttaagttcctgtggatttctaaaattacaaggagtgaaaatatgatgtccattattatttttggcactcctaatggtggaccagaggttttgaaaaaccctaaatctctctttctttttttttcctttttttttgtttaggcatgatatgaagagatatcatgcccacgttgggcctgatatctcttcatatccggatatgggagAAATCAAGCTTAGAtacaacaaaaaattaaaaaaaaaaaataaataaaaataaagagagacttagggttttcaaaacctctggtccaccactaggagtgtcaaaaataataatgaacaccatattttcactccttgtaattttagaaattcatagaaactgaaatggatacaatcggagctttctaggtcgatcagtgtgtttcgatcaaaacccactgatggacctagagagctccgattggacCCATTTTTCTAAaatgcaaggagttcaaatatggtgtccattatttattttttttatagatgttaacaagcaaaatcaaagaatcgataaaacgttgggcctgatatggaatcatatcagcccaagggcctgatatcattccatatcgggCCCACGCCGCCCCGATTTGAGTCATATCGTGCCCAATGTGGGCTTTTACCGATTTTtatttttgcttgttaacatataaaaagtcaaataaataatgaacaccatattGAACTCCTTgcattttagaaatccatagcgAAATGGGTGCGATCGGGCTCTCAGATCCGTCGATTTTGAAACCCATTGATCGATCTGTAAAgctcgattgcacccatttcattctataatttctaaaattacaaggagtgaaaatatggtgtccattattttttattagtggtagaccagaggttttgaaaaccctaaatctctctttcttttcttttttttgtttaggcTTGATACGAAGAGATATCATGTTAAGCGTTGGCCGATATCTCCCATAtcgggcccaatgtgggcctgatacgaGAGATAtcgcaacaaaaaaaataaaaaataaaaagaaataaagagagatttaggttttcaaaacctctgatccaccactaggaatgcaaaaataataatggacatcatattttcactccttgtaattttagaaattatagaatgAAATGGGTCGAGCACAGATCGATCGATGGGTTTCGCCAAAACCCACCGATAGACCAGAGAGCCCGATCACCCATTttaatttctatggatttctaaaatatggtgttcattatttattttgactttttatatatgttaacaagcaaaatcaaagggCCTGATAtagactcaaatcaggcccaacgtgggcctgatatggaatgatattaggcccacgttggggttgatatggaatgatatcagacccactttgggcctgatatgattccatatcaggcccaacgtgggcttttatgtcgattctttgattttgcttgttaacatctataaaaagccaaaataaataatggacaccatatttgaactccttgtaattttagaaatccatagaaactgaaatgggtgcaatcggagctctctaggtccatcagtgggttttgaccgaaacccactgatcgacctagaaagctccgattgtacccatttcagtttctatgaatttctaaaattacaaggagtgaaaatatggtgtccattattatttttggcactcctagtggtggaccagaggttttgaaaaccctaaatctctctttatttctttttttttttgttgtatctaggcctgatatctcccatatcaggcccacattgggcctgatatggggagatatcaggcctagatACAACAAGATATAAAGACATAACACATCatgaaataaacaaaaaaaaaaaagaaagaaagagagatttagggtttttcaaaacctctggtctatcactaggagtgccaaaaataataatgggcactatattttcactccttgtaattttagaattaTGAATGGGTGCACCGAGCTTTCAGATCGATCGAATTTCGGCCAAAACCCACCGATGGACCCAGAGcctcgattgcacccatttcgctttcatggatttctaaaatcgcaaggagttcaaatatggtgttcattatttattttgactttataTATGTTAacagtaaaatcaaagaatcggtaaaACCCACATTGGGCACGATATAGACTTAAAGCCCAACGGGCCCGATATAGAATGATATCGAGCCCAACGGCTtttatgtcgattctttgattttacttgttaacatctataaagtcaaaataaataatggacaccatatttgaactcctgcATTTTAGAATCATGAAAGCGAAATGGGTCCAAGAGCTCTCAGTCCATGGGTTTTGACCAAACTCACTTATCGAccaaagctccgattgcacccattcagtttctatgaatttctaaaattacaaggagtgaaaatatggtgtccattattatttttggcactcctagtggtggaccagaggttttgaaaaccctaaatctctctttatttctttttttttatttttttattttttgttgtatcTAGGCCTGAtttctcccatatcaggcccacattgggcctgatatggggagatatcaggcccacattgggcctgatatgaagagatatcaggcccaacgtgggcatgatatctcttcatatcatgcctaaacaaaaaaaaaggaaaaaaaaagaaagagagatttagggtttttcaaaacctctggtccaccattaggagtgccaaaaataataatggacatcatattttcactccttgtaattttagaaattcatagaaactgaaatgggtgcaatcggagcttcactgatggacctagagagctccgattgcactcatttcagtttctatggatttctaaaattacaaggagttcaaatttggtgtacattatttattttgctttttatagatgttaacaagcaaaatcaaagaatcagcaaaaaaaacccacattgggcctgatatggactccaatcaggcctaacgtgggcctgatatggaatgatatcaggcccaacatggacttttatgtcgattctttgattttgcttgttaacatctataaaaagtcaaaataaataatgtatagatatttgaactccttgtaattttagaaatccatagaaactgagctctctaggtccatcagtgggttttgaccgaaactcactgatcgacctagaaagctccgattgcacccatttaagttcctgtggatttctaaaattgcaaggagtccaaatttggtgtccattatttattttggcttcttcaaatgtattaaaatgtgattaaagattgactaatgttattcctatattctgccgatagaggagagagagaagtgagagaaatataatgaagaaaagaaaaacaatagaaaaagtcaaattatcatgagggtaaaataggaaatgcttttaacaaagtgcgctctttggtaaataccaaagtagtgtacaccttttggtaaattcagattttcaagtgcgccttttggtaaattaccgTATTATCAATGGCTATTTAgatactaatttttaaaaatcaacacttTAATTACATTAACACTGCTAATGGTGCTAATTTACATTGTCACGAGTATGGTATAATTCAGATAATGTCCAACATAGACTTGATTTACCAAAGATTATTTTAGCTGAAAGTTAGCATAATATTATAACATCTTTGAGAAgtgaaaataaataatagaaagtACCGTTGGACTTCTTACAGGctcaaaccccccccccccctccacaCAAGActtgaatcaaatcaaatcgaatTTATGTGTTGGCACAATATCCCCtgagtcaaggttgatcaggctgactaagtttgagttttgatatttgaattttgatgtttgataatatatagagattacaggtgcaatcgCTCATTTGGGAGAATTGTTTAATTCCCTTCTAGTCAAAATTTGACCAGTTTCAtgagaagaaaagtcaagtaggtcaacgttgactggatatttgactggaaaagtcctaactggaggttaggtaagggtaAGGCCAATAGGATGGTTGGTAgaagaagaaaagtcaagtaggtcaaggttgaccggatacttgactgaaaaagtcctaattggaagttAGGCAAGGGCAAATCCAATAGGAAGGTTAGCAGAAaaggaaaatctaagtggatcggtgttgaccggacacttggtgtgagaagtcctagtgagtgaagctagacagttgggaAGTCTCgatgagtaaagtcaggcagaagaaaattTCTAGTAAGTGAGActaggagaaagtcctagtaagtgaagtcagacagttaaAAATCCTAATAAGTGAAGATAGGTGAATGTCTTAGTGAATAAAGCTAAACagttgaaaatcctagtaagtgaaactaggtaaaagtcttggtgagtaaagtcagacaaAAGGAAaaacctaatgagtgaagctaggtgaaagtcccggtgagtgaagccatgtggcgagaagtcctagtgagtgaagttaggcaatggaaaaacctgatgagtgaagtcaagcagtgaaaatccaagtgggtcaaggatcacTGGACATCTGGTGATTGGAAGCTCAAGTAGATTAAAGGATTAACTAGATACTTGAcacaagaagaaaagtccaagtgggttaaaagattgactgaacacttggtgaaaaagtcccaGCAGATTAAGGTTGATctcggatgttaggcaatgaggagttccaacaggttaaggttgatcggatattgggtTTGAAAATTCTAGATTTATGTTAGGCAAGTTaagggttggtcaatcgatcgagTAAACAATTGAACCAGAGCCTactcgatcagtcgatcgattgagagtgtgTTGCAAGCGAAGGCAacccaatcaatcaaccgattgattggggaGACATTTTCTCAAGCACAGAGAGGTTCCCCTCGATTGGGACTGGATTTCTCGCAAGGATGCGAGGAAGTCGGAATCGATTAgtcaattgattttgaaatttttcaGGGAGAGCATAGAGGTGCTCTAAATCAATCGGTTAATCGATTCAAGActacccaatcgattgagatatgacCGTTACGCAGGTCTCAATCAATTCGAATCCTTAAAAGCGCAATATAAAGGCGACGACAAGTTCTAACGCTACATCTCTTCTCCACATCCCTTCATGCCAATTCTTGGAACTCTTGGGAAGAAAAGTGTTGCTGCATTTCTCATCTTCAAGAGGCATTTAAAGCAAGAGAAGCTCAAGGATTCAAGGTTCAAAGTGTCAAATCATTTTCGATTTGTATTTACATTTGTTTCATTGTTTCGAgttatatttcctttttttttagttatacgaggtttctccatcttCGGTTGTTTTCAAGAAAAAgttgtttacatagtggagaatGTGTTGTGTGTGAATCCTTAGATTAATTACttcttcttgaggtagataccaagtaaatcctattgttagcattggagaACTTAGGTTCAAGTATTCCGTTGTAAATCATCACCACCGAAGCAAGTGAACAAGCGCAACATGCTATTTACTCCCCTAGCTCCGAAGTGTGTCAATATTATGTAGATTTATCAATGAGttttaattaaatctatttagatccatcaatgagtttcaaTTGGATCTGGGTTCTAAGAAATTATACACATTGGACTTGATCTAAATAAGATTAGATCCGTTGTAATGCTGATTCAACATCGAGAAAAGAGAAGAAATGATAAAGAAGGGAAATTATATCCataggagagagagagaaaaaaaaaaggaggaactaggaaaaaaaatcagatttgagATTGGTAAAATGAGAAAATTGGGGAAAATATACAAAATGTTAGATATTTTTAAACTTTGGGGTGTGTTTTGGAGATCCCAAACTTTGGGTGCCACTTTGGACAATTCCCGTTTGAAATACAAAGACAAATAtgtcatttttttatttctttaatattttataattttttttattaaaaatgtgtcttaaaaattttaaagtgtgaaaaaaaattgtaatccttctgtgattttttttttactttggcaatatattttttaaatctagtattaaaatttttgaattgaCTAATGACCGACTTACTCATGAAAATTTTCTACTAGATAttagaatattttatttttattacaatGGAAAAGTACCTtataaaaaactcatttaaaatacTATCATATCAATCAATAAATTTATTACATAGTATTTTTGGCATTTAAAGATAGAGTATTTTTAATGAATTAATGGATAAAGTTTTTATTTTTAGTAGACGATTAATCTAAAAATATTGGATGGATGAACTGTTTGttgtgaatattttttttatttatcttaataattgatcctgtccaaaagtaTCGAGGATGGCAGCCGAGGATGTGGACACTGAGTGGGTGACACGTGGGCTATCCTCCGATCTGCAACACAATAAACGTCAATATCAAAAcgaggaaggggtccccggcaatGACTCTCagatgctcaagtcaatcaccggagCAACAAGAAAGTGGAGCAACAGTAGAACAGTAGAGAATAAGCATGAGTAGTGAATTCTGCGTACCTCCATCGGTTACTTCGGACCCCCTTTATGTAGAGCTCTTGTAGCTCGTGGGCTCATTTCTCAATACGAGCACGTTTTCTCAAGTTTTCCATGAAAAGATCAAATAGTAAAGTGCTCTTCACACCCTATCTTAACGGGATGTATGCATCTTCTGACAGGATAGTAGAAGATTCCACCGTACGATCTGCCCACTGGTCATGCCTCCTGTTAGCGGTACCATcttccaaaaggatgtcgagggaTACTAGTGTTCCTGTTGCCCGACTGAGCAAGGTAGCCGCTCGGTCGTGGCTCTTCTATCCGGGCGATCTGAGATGCTCCGTGCAAGTTCTTTTGACTTCCGCTCGTGTTTGTTTCCCGTCAGTCGGGCTTGGCCCTAGGCCGACCGACATCATGGTCTTCCGTTCGAACTTCTGACggggcgttgaccaccttgactttgacctccaccctggCCATTGACCCCGTCGGAAGAGCCCCCTCCTCTGTCCTCATCAATAACTAGTAGAAAAGTGtccccacgggctggatcagctggttaGGTGTTTGCAGCTTGCCAATGAAGTCGTGGGGTCGAAGGTCGCCAGTTGCTCGCGGGGATAAAACCCTGGTCTGCTATGTCAAAAATTCCTTTGACCCCTAGTCACCTATCCTGCCCAGCATTAAcagtgatttactccctctggaatCTTGTGAGGTCAGGGTCAGGGGGTCGCTAGGGTGGCGGTTCCATTTTTTGGCAATAACTaatagaaaagttctataaaattaaaataacttttaaaaattaatcgatAAATTAAATATCTAACTCCAACTTAAAAACATCTCACAACACAGTCGTATGAAATTTAAGTAACAAAATCCTAAATAATTGAGACAAATATATTTGGATGACGACGAGGATGAAGACAAATCACTCGCTCGAAAGAAATAAGTGAACAGACTATTTACAACCAGCAAGTCCTGTGACTCCAATTTGCTATAGCAGTTTAATTCTCTGGTAAGCTAAGTAATCTCTCGATGAATAAATATCAGCTCTCATCCTTAATGACCGAATCAATTGTTCCTTGGCGTTTCTCAGTGCCATAAGAACACCCTGCACATTGTCCTCGATGTCATCGACTTCTCTAACTTGTAAATCCAGTTGATCCCCTACTGGAACAAGTGCCAACTTATTGTCATCTCGTACCGATTCCCCCACTGAACTCCCAGAGGCATCATCATCTCTAACAAGATCCTTTGATCCCAGAAAGCAAGGCCTCATTTTGACATCTTGCAGCATATCAGCATTCGCTAAGCCCGAAAGGCACTGGGAGGATGAAGAACTGACTGAACTCAAAGGCATTGCCATCTGATCGTTCCCATCCAAAACCTTGGTAGATTCCAATTTCTTCATAGCTTTCTTCAGCTTCCTTTCAGCTCTGTCTCTGCATTTGATCTCTTCAGCAAGCCTCCCCTCCAACTCTCGCAACTGCAGAAATTAAACGTCAAGATTTACAAGgtaaaattgaaaacaaaaaaaggaagagaaaatcAAAAGGAACTTGCCCTCATGGTTAACTTATCTGCTTCCTCCTTGGCAGCCTTAGAAGCCACTCTCTCAGCCAGCAGCCTCCCTCTCAAACAGTCAATCGTCCTCAACTTATCATCTTTCATTTTTCTAGAACAAAGGAGGCTTCATCAGCTACCTGCATTCCCTATCTGAACCGAGCATTTTGATCAGGATCTAATTTCCTTTCACCTGGCTGAGAAATTTATAGTAGTACAACGGGGCTCAGCATTTTGATCAAGGATTTATTAATTGCTGAGGTCAGTTGTAGGTGGACCTGTGTGCCTTCCTCAATCTACTTGTGTCTTTTTCTCCCACAAACTTGAAAATGTTGAACCACCGTCATTTAATAAATGGCATTCATTTGTGGCttacaggaaaaaaaaaaagtatctcTTTCCAATGCTATTCAGTTCCTAATACTGCAATGGATTAGATCAAAGCGACCAGCACTTTTTCTCCAGCCCAAGTGATTTACAGCGTTGCCAGTAATGAATCATGATTAGTGTTTACTGACTTGGCTTGCGGATGAAGCAGCATAGGGGCCACACACACTGAGGTGACATTATAGGACGGAATCCTGGTAAATGTTGAGTGGCTTGGGGTGCATGGACTAGATGGATTACCTGTACAGAGAAACCAGATATAGTCGAGGAATTTATTAGGTGATTCAAGGGAACTGAGCAAGTTGATCAATTAAGTTGGATAGATCGAATTCATACATGAGTTGGTTGTTCCTGATGGGTGAGAAGGGGCAGCAATTTTACTTTGCTTTTCACGGGATGAGAAGGAAGGCATCGATCAGAGCGAAAATTGAATCAAGTTGATGCATGGAATGAGGGATCAGAGAAGGACAACAAAGGGCAGGCAAAGAGACAAAGGCTCCCGCACTCGTCGCTCTTGGTTTTTGTCTACTTCTCCAGGAAAATCTAGAGGTCGAATCGGAGGCAATAGCATCGTCCACATTGaatttaaatagattttaaaattgctgatttttttttaaaa
This genomic stretch from Zingiber officinale cultivar Zhangliang chromosome 7A, Zo_v1.1, whole genome shotgun sequence harbors:
- the LOC122000961 gene encoding histone H4, whose protein sequence is MSGRGKGGKGLGKGGAKRHRKVLRDNIQGITKPAIRRLARRGGVKRISGLIYEETRGVLKIFLENVIRDAVTYTEHARRKTVTAMDVVYALKRQGRTLYGFGG
- the LOC121999913 gene encoding uncharacterized protein LOC121999913, with the translated sequence MKDDKLRTIDCLRGRLLAERVASKAAKEEADKLTMRLRELEGRLAEEIKCRDRAERKLKKAMKKLESTKVLDGNDQMAMPLSSVSSSSSQCLSGLANADMLQDVKMRPCFLGSKDLVRDDDASGSSVGESVRDDNKLALVPVGDQLDLQVREVDDIEDNVQGVLMALRNAKEQLIRSLRMRADIYSSRDYLAYQRIKLL